The genomic stretch GATAGCTCCGAAGGGCATCTACTGCCATCAAGGGTTGCATCAAGTATCTGGGAATATGACAAGTTCAGTAGAAATGAAAATTGGATAAGCTTGGATTTCAGTAAAGGTAGTTCAAAATTTCATTAAGCTTGGATAGCTCTGAAGTAAAAGATTTCATTAGATACAATTCTATAAAGTAGGATAAGCTTGAATTTCAGTAAAGGTAGTTCAATTGCCTCAAAACTAATAACAACATGAGAAAACTTTGCAGAGAAAATAACCTGTTCAAAGTTTCCTGCAGTCGCTGCACAAAGATACCCTGTGCTTCTCCTCGCATCAAATTCATCGATTAACTCGTCAACCTACATAAGAGCTACAGAATTTTAACTAGATCTAATCAAGCATAAATTTAAGTATCATTCATACGACCAAGAAATGACATACTAGCTATGAAACTGTGTACCACCTCATTGGTTTCAAGCTATAAGTTCAGAGAGTCAGAAAACCAACAACTTACCTCCTTCGGACAAGTAGGATCTGAATTGACACCTAAAATAGGAACTGAACTATCAAGGAAGTGGCTAGCTCGAAGAAGAGTGCCATCACCCCCAACAGCGATAACAAGATCCATGTCACGTATTGGCTGAGACAAGTTATTTCTCTGCACTGAAGCCCAGTCAAGGGACTTGCGCTGCAGGACGCTCTGGCAGAGATCAATAGTGTCCTTGTGAACTCTGCACCTGTCATCCAGATAACTTAAGATCTGCAAGGACAAACCACGAATAGGATAGATAAGTGCCAAAAAAACATTTGTAATCCAAATCAGACAGCATCAACGGTAATGCACTTAAATTACACACTATAGAGCTCAGAATGTTCAAAGATAGCCCCTAAGACCAGGGGTAGGTGAACCTTTGTCTAACCAGAAAGTATCAAACACCATTCCAGACTCAGAAATCAAACCAGTCCAAAAATGGAGGACACTATTCACTGTTCCCAATAGCCTGATCAAACAATGCAACTATGCAACAAGCCATCCCGAGACATTACGAGAAGTGCCACTGCACTGGCTACTAAAAGGTATCAGCATGAATTTCAGTTAGCGTTTAGGCAGCTAATCAGTACAAGACAAAAGTAGACGGAAAAAAGAGGACACAGTCCACACAGGCATTTCAGCGAACACCTGGACTTCAGCACCATTTAGGCAAGCATTTCGCCTCTTTTCACGCCAAATGGATCAAACGCACCCCGCGCAATAGACACCGCCGCGATCGCAGTTTCTGGAACAAAGAAACCTTATATCCCGTCGTCGCTTCCACGATCCAAGCGCAAAGAACTGAACTCCAGGACCATTTGGAACCCATCACCCCGTGCGAACCGTCGGAATATAGGAACCCCCTGGCACCTCATACTCAGTCCAGCCCTCAGGCAGAGCCATGGTTGACGGAACAGCCAAAATACGAGagagggtgagagagagagagacagagatgTAGAACCTTGGGGTTGGCGGCGCGCGGCTGCGACGGCGGCGaagaggtgggggaggaggccgcggccccAGCGTACGGGCGCGGAGGGTAGACGTCGAAGGGCTTGAGGAAGaggagcacgcggcggcgcgccatAGGTAGCGAGGGTTACGGctcgtggtggcggcggcgttgccTCTCTTCGCCTTCTCGTCACTTCCTTGCGCGGCGGGAGAGGTGGCAACGCTACAGGTTCCCAACCCGCGTCCGCCACAAGAATACGTCTTGCCGAATACGTTTCCAGCGCCTGCTCACGTGAGTGCTTGTTGTTTTCCAGAAAACCCCCTGACAGTTGAGGATATATCCTATCGTGTATCGGAACTGGGCATTTGGGCTTACGAAGTACCAAAATCTCTGCACTTTCGATTAACAACTCTCATCCGTGGGAGTCAATGCTCTCTTGGTATATGAAAAGATATGTATATTTAGTAGAGTACTCACCTTCATTCTATTTGTGTATGTATAATAATTATTGCGGACATatatatagggggtgtttgggagggggttAATCCTTGAGCTGTCCCCATTCCACACGCTCCACTCTACTTTGTCAGCTTTGA from Setaria italica strain Yugu1 chromosome II, Setaria_italica_v2.0, whole genome shotgun sequence encodes the following:
- the LOC101771154 gene encoding LOW QUALITY PROTEIN: probable NADH kinase (The sequence of the model RefSeq protein was modified relative to this genomic sequence to represent the inferred CDS: inserted 1 base in 1 codon), with the protein product MARRRVLLFLKPFDVYPPRPYAGAAASSPTSSPPSQPRAANPKILSYLDDRCRVHKDTIDLCQSVLQRKSLDWASVQRNNLSQPIRDMDLVIAVGGDGTLLRASHFLDSSVPILGVNSDPTCPKEVDELIDEFDARRSTGYLCAATAGNFEQILDATLDGSRCPSELSRISVKLNGIQLPTYALNDILVSHPCPASVSRFSFRKRSNTGEGSHLINCRSSGLRVSTAAGSTAAMLSAGGFVMPLSSHELQYMIREPISPTDVDKPLLHGLVKQEQHMFVVWYXQEGAVYFDGSHVVHSIQHGDTLEISSYAPTLKVVLPEHLLMKPSE